ATGTCAATTATTCCAACCCCCAACCCTGCAGTTGTTATGGCGCCAACTGACTCAAAATAAGAGTTAGAAAAATCATATCCTTGATTGCTCAAATGATATGCCACAGGAATTGGGGCAGTTGGAAACAACACCAATAAAATCAAAGCAATCCAAATCTCTTTTCTATCATGTGATGGAATTTTTTGCCATTTTGTTTTTTTGAAATATTTTCTAAACTGGTAAATTTGCTGGAGACGAAATATTTTGATTCCACCAGCAGTTGAAAACCCACATCCTCCAATAAGCATCAAAACTAGTAACAAGATCATTGGGGCAGATCCGATGTCTACCAAGTCTATTATTTGAGTGCCTGCAGTTGTACTGGTGGCAACTACGGTAAACACAGAATCTATTTCACGTATGTCTGTGAGTACTGTAAATAATAGAATTGAACCTGCCAATATTGCAAAATAAATGCTTACTTCACGAGTTAATTTTATGGACATGAATTTTTTCCTGACAAATGCATAATGAAGGCCAAATGGCAAGGTTCCAAGAATCATTCCTCCCATCAATACAAAATACTCTGGCAAAGTCAGGGTTTCTAAGATCCCAGAATCTGGCATGAATCCCCCAGTGGATAAAACACTCATTGCAATAGAGAAATCATCTACGATGTTTCGTTCTCCAAAATAAAACATCAACATGGCAATGATTACGGCATATATGGAAAACACTATGGTAATTGTTGCAAATAACTCTCGCAATTTTGGGATTTTTCCAGAGATAAATCCCCTCATTGTCATGAGTTTGCTTTCTGGATAAAATGCAGTCATTATGAGGTATATGAAACTCAAACCGCCTACAAACTGACTAAAACTTCGATAAAATGTGAAACTGTCTGGAAGATCCTCTGGTGTGGAAAATAGAGTCATGCCAGCAGTAGTGAAACTTGATGCACTGGAAAAGAAACTGTTTGCAAACAAATCTGCAAAACTGCTTTGACCATATGGTGAAACATACAGATAAGGAATTGTACCAAATAACACCAAAATGAAAAAGCTTGCAAACACCATTATTGCAGATCCTCGCAAATTCAGAGGATGTTTGTCCCCGTAAGCATTTAGGAAAAACCCTGTGATCAAAAGCAGTGATGACATTAAAAATACTCCTGTTGCAACTGCCGTCTCATTGAGAATGGTAGCCAGTAATGATGGAATAAGCATCAAAATCCCTGCAAACTGGGTTACAGTTCCAAGATTCCACAA
This genomic window from Nitrosopumilus ureiphilus contains:
- a CDS encoding potassium transporter TrkG, with product MSHANKNPISGILDRNVSQHMNSTFLKLLDLTLMTVACGVMQKNGKDEIIVVNKDDTPIGIVTDQDVLQKIGEAHANPNKTRLEDIMTFPLVGVKHDDTLSKALNIMRNNNLKKLVVTGKNGKIIGMIYHHTITSLIQQKVASTSPTNYSLRAILWNLGTVTQFAGILMLIPSLLATILNETAVATGVFLMSSLLLITGFFLNAYGDKHPLNLRGSAIMVFASFFILVLFGTIPYLYVSPYGQSSFADLFANSFFSSASSFTTAGMTLFSTPEDLPDSFTFYRSFSQFVGGLSFIYLIMTAFYPESKLMTMRGFISGKIPKLRELFATITIVFSIYAVIIAMLMFYFGERNIVDDFSIAMSVLSTGGFMPDSGILETLTLPEYFVLMGGMILGTLPFGLHYAFVRKKFMSIKLTREVSIYFAILAGSILLFTVLTDIREIDSVFTVVATSTTAGTQIIDLVDIGSAPMILLLVLMLIGGCGFSTAGGIKIFRLQQIYQFRKYFKKTKWQKIPSHDRKEIWIALILLVLFPTAPIPVAYHLSNQGYDFSNSYFESVGAITTAGLGVGIIDIDLDAFSKILVGFLMIIGRLEIILLAYIFVPKLIS